The following proteins are encoded in a genomic region of Myxococcota bacterium:
- the fusA gene encoding elongation factor G codes for MSRTTPLERIRNIGIMAHIDAGKTTTTERILFYTGVNYKMGEVHDGAATMDWMEQEQERGITITSAATACSWNDHRIQIIDTPGHVDFTVEVERSLRVLDGAVAVFCAVGGVEPQSETVWRQADRYRVPRIAFVNKLDRIGADFPRAVEMMRDRLGANPVPVQIPIGSEDAFEGVVDVLEMRALRWKDETLGAEYVTGEIPPDLAGAAEAARERVIEAAADFDEDLMAAYLEAEPIPSESLRKALRQATLSLKAVPVLCGSAFKNKGVQPLLDAVVAFLPSPLDVPPVQGTHPKTGEVEVRRADDQEPFSALAFKIMSDKHVGHLTYLRVYSGSAKTGEAVLNAATGKRERLGRLLRMHANKREEVEFARTGDIVAAVGIKQVRTGETLCAVNAPILLESLDFPDPVISIAIEPKTNADMDRLAQALERLEREDPSFRVATDTETGQTLISGMGELHLEIITDRLFREFDVDANVGRPQVAYKETIAGSAVAEARYIKQTGGSGDYAVVKLEVSKGEPGSGFRFADATKGGPIPKEFMAAVEAGCREAAESGELAGYPVVDIGVRVLDGQTHDVDSSERSFKIAGSMALREAMQKAGPVLLEPYMAVEVVTPEEFVGAVQGDLASRRSNITGIVARAGSQVVTATAPLSQMFGYVNALRSMTQGRASYTMQFSHYEGVPSQVVDQIVGR; via the coding sequence ATGTCGCGAACGACGCCGCTCGAAAGAATCCGGAACATCGGGATCATGGCGCACATCGACGCCGGGAAGACGACCACGACCGAGCGGATCCTGTTCTACACGGGCGTGAACTACAAGATGGGCGAGGTGCACGACGGCGCGGCGACGATGGACTGGATGGAGCAGGAGCAGGAGCGCGGCATCACGATCACCTCGGCCGCGACCGCGTGCTCGTGGAACGACCACCGCATCCAGATCATCGACACGCCCGGTCACGTCGACTTCACGGTCGAGGTCGAGCGCTCGCTGCGCGTGCTCGACGGCGCGGTCGCGGTGTTCTGTGCCGTCGGCGGCGTCGAGCCGCAGTCCGAGACGGTGTGGCGCCAGGCCGATCGCTACCGCGTGCCGCGCATCGCGTTCGTCAACAAGCTCGATCGCATCGGCGCCGACTTCCCGCGCGCGGTCGAGATGATGCGCGATCGACTCGGCGCGAATCCCGTTCCCGTGCAGATCCCGATCGGCTCCGAGGACGCGTTCGAGGGCGTCGTCGACGTGCTCGAGATGCGCGCGCTGCGCTGGAAGGACGAGACGCTCGGCGCCGAGTACGTCACGGGCGAGATCCCGCCCGATCTGGCCGGCGCGGCGGAAGCGGCGCGCGAGCGCGTGATCGAGGCGGCGGCCGACTTCGACGAGGACCTGATGGCCGCCTATCTCGAGGCCGAGCCGATCCCGTCGGAGTCGCTGCGCAAGGCGCTTCGCCAGGCGACGCTGTCGCTCAAGGCCGTGCCCGTGCTGTGCGGGAGCGCGTTCAAGAACAAGGGCGTCCAGCCGCTGCTCGACGCGGTCGTCGCATTCCTCCCCTCGCCGCTCGACGTGCCCCCCGTGCAGGGGACGCACCCGAAGACGGGCGAGGTCGAGGTGCGCCGCGCCGACGACCAGGAGCCCTTCAGCGCACTCGCGTTCAAGATCATGAGCGACAAGCACGTGGGTCACCTGACCTACCTGCGCGTCTACTCCGGGAGCGCGAAGACGGGCGAGGCCGTGCTGAACGCCGCGACGGGAAAGCGCGAGCGGCTCGGCCGCCTGCTGCGCATGCACGCGAACAAGCGCGAAGAGGTCGAGTTCGCGCGCACGGGCGACATCGTCGCCGCCGTCGGCATCAAGCAGGTGCGCACGGGCGAGACGCTCTGCGCGGTGAACGCGCCGATCCTCCTCGAGTCGCTCGACTTCCCGGATCCGGTCATCTCGATCGCGATCGAGCCCAAGACGAACGCCGACATGGACCGCCTCGCGCAGGCGCTCGAACGCCTCGAGCGCGAGGATCCGTCGTTCCGCGTCGCCACCGACACCGAGACGGGGCAGACGCTGATCTCGGGCATGGGCGAGCTCCACCTCGAGATCATCACCGACCGCCTCTTCCGCGAGTTCGACGTCGACGCCAACGTCGGCCGCCCGCAGGTCGCCTACAAGGAGACCATCGCCGGCAGCGCCGTCGCCGAGGCGCGCTACATCAAGCAGACGGGCGGCTCGGGTGACTACGCGGTCGTGAAGCTCGAGGTCTCCAAGGGCGAGCCGGGAAGCGGCTTCCGGTTCGCGGATGCGACGAAGGGCGGCCCGATCCCGAAGGAGTTCATGGCGGCGGTCGAAGCGGGCTGCCGCGAGGCCGCCGAGAGCGGCGAGCTCGCCGGCTACCCGGTCGTCGACATCGGCGTGCGCGTGCTCGACGGGCAGACCCACGACGTCGACTCGTCGGAGCGCTCGTTCAAGATCGCGGGCTCGATGGCGCTGCGCGAGGCGATGCAGAAGGCCGGCCCCGTGCTGCTCGAGCCGTACATGGCCGTCGAGGTGGTCACGCCCGAGGAGTTCGTGGGCGCCGTGCAGGGCGACCTCGCGTCGCGCCGCTCGAACATCACGGGCATCGTCGCGCGCGCAGGCTCGCAGGTGGTGACGGCGACGGCGCCGCTGTCGCAGATGTTCGGCTACGTGAACGCGCTCCGATCGATGACGCAGGGGCGCGCCAGCTACACGATGCAGTTCTCGCACTACGAAGGCGTCCCGAGCCAGGTCGTCGACCAGATCGTCGGGCGCTGA
- the rpsJ gene encoding 30S ribosomal protein S10: MSAQKIRIRMKAYDYKLLDQSAGEIVDTALRTGARVAGPIPLPTSINKYTVLRGPHIDKKSREQFEMRTHRRLVDILEPTAQTVDALMKLELAAGVDVEIKL, translated from the coding sequence ATGAGCGCTCAGAAGATCCGCATCCGGATGAAGGCGTACGACTACAAGCTCCTCGACCAGAGTGCCGGGGAGATCGTCGACACCGCGCTTCGCACGGGTGCTCGCGTCGCGGGGCCGATCCCGCTCCCGACGTCGATCAACAAGTACACCGTGCTGCGCGGGCCGCACATCGACAAGAAGTCGCGCGAGCAGTTCGAGATGCGCACGCACCGGCGGCTCGTCGACATCCTCGAGCCGACGGCGCAGACCGTCGACGCGCTGATGAAGCTCGAGCTCGCGGCGGGCGTGGACGTGGAGATCAAGCTCTAG